AGACAGGCCGCCGGCGACGAGCAGGCCGCGCAGTGGGAGGACAGGACGTTCAGCGTGATGGCCGGCGGCGATTTCGCGCTGATCAAGGCGGTGGAGGGCTTCGAGGATTTCACCCAGTTCGGGCGCAGGCAGATCCGCGACCTGGGCGTATCGCAGCAGGACGTGGTCTTCTCCATTACGGAAGGCGGGGAGACCTCGTTCGTCATCGGCACGGCGTGGGAGGCGCTGGAGGCGGGCGCGAAGGTCTACTTTGTATACAACAACCCGGACGAAATCCTGCGGGAGCACGTCATCCGCAGCCGCGAAGTGCTGGACGAGCCGCGCATCGAGAAGATCAACCTCACCACCGGGCCGATGGCGATCAGCGGCTCCACGCGAATGCAGGCCACCACCATCCAGCTGGCCGTCCTGCTGACGGTGCTGGAGATGACCATCCGGGAGATTCTGGCGCGCCAGACGGGGCAGACTGCGGGGCCGGAGGACATTCCCGGACTAGTTCTGAAGGAGCTGGAACAGGTCCACGAGCGCCTAGCCTCGGAGGATCTGTGCCAGGAGCTGGCCCGGCTGGTGGAGACGGAGGAGCGCGTCTACCGCTCCGGTCGCCGCAACAACTACTACGCGGACAGGCTGGCCATAGACATCCTGACGGACACAACGGAGCGCAGCCCCACCTTCTGCGTGCCCGCCTTCAAGAAATTTGACGACCCGGAGGCGGCGGAGAGCTGGTCGTTCCTATTCCTGCCGTATGCCACCACGGAGGAGGCGTGGCAGAGACTTCTGAAGCGCCGCCCCCGGCCGGTGGAATGGGATCTGGAGACGGTGCGGGAGTTGATCGGCGAGGAGGCGGCCGAGCGCCAGCACCGCATCATCCGGGACATCGGGATGAAGGAGATCCTGCGGTTCCGCATCGGGCTGGACGGTGTCTCCATCCGGCCGCTCGGGCCGGGGGATTCGGCCACGGCCATTGTCACGGAGGAGGATCTATCCTCCCTGGAGCGTGAAGACGGTTTCTTCCGCACGCGGCTTGAGGAGGCCAGTCGGGCCGGGGCGGACACCGGGGTGGTGTTCGCAGGTCCGGAGCAACCCTGCCGGCGGGCCCGGGAGTTCGTGGCAGGCTGGGCACCCGACGCAACGGGGGTCTTCCTCCAGACCACGGACTGCGGATTGCATCTGAAGCCGGGGCTACGGCTGGGCGTCAAGATGATGCTGAACGCGCTCTCCACCTGCACGATGGTGCGCCTGGGGCGGGTGATGGGCAATGTGATGATCTGGGTGGTTCCGAGCAACCTGAAACTGATAGACCGTTCCACCCGCTACATCAGCCAGCTTGCCGGCGTCTCCTACGAGGAAGCGTGCTATGCCCTGTTCGAGGCGATCGAGTACGTCAGTCCCCGGATGGCGGCCGGGAAGGCGTATCCCGCTCCGGTGGGACTGGCGGTGATGCGGCTGAGGCACGGGCTTCCATTCGAGCAGGCTGAGCAGCGTCTGTATGAGGAGGTTGCAGGGACGTGAATAGCATGCCCGATGAGGCTCGGATGCGACGTTCGGTAAGGCGCAATGTCTGAAGCGTTCGAGAGATTCCTGCGCACTGTGGATGCCCTGCGGGATCCCGGAGGATGTCCTTGGGACCGGGAGCAGACCCACCAATCCCTCCGGCCGTTCCTGGTGGAGGAGACCTATGAAGTCCTGCAGGCCATTGACGAGGGTGATGACGAGCAGCTCAAGTCGGAGCTGGGAGACGTCCTCCTGCAGGTGGCGCTCCACGCACGCATCGCATCGGAAGAGGGGCGGTTTGATATTCACGATGTGTGTTGCGCGATCACGGAGAAGCTGATCCGCCGTCATCCCCACGTCTTTGGGAATGTTGAGGTCAACGGGGTGGACGAGGTGCTCAGCAACTGGGAGGCCATCAAGGCGGCGGAGAAAAAGGACTCACCGCCGCAGTCCGCTCTGGACGGCGTGCCCCGTTCCCTGCCAGCACTGCTTCTGGCGCTCGAGGTATCGAAGAAGGCGGCGCGTCAGGGGTTCGAGTGGCCGGACCTGGCTGGCGTGCTGGACAAGATGATGGAGGAGATCGGGGAGCTGCGCCAGGCCATCGCGAGCGGGCGGGTGGAGGAGGTGGAAAGCGAGATCGGTGACCTGCTGTTCACCATCGTGAACGTGGCCAGGTGGGTACGCGTGGATCCGGAGCAAACGCTCAGGGACATGGTTCGGCGCTTCTCCGCGCGCTTCCGGGCGATGGAGGACCGCGCGCGGGCATCCGGGAAGCCTCTGACGGAGATGTCCGCCGAGGAGTGGGAGGATCTCTGGCAGTCGGTCAAGCAGGAGCTGCCCTGAAGATCGGCCGGGCCAGCAACCCCTGCGCCCCTTCCGTGGGCTGACCCGCTTTGGACTAGCCTGCCTTTCCCCTCGGAGTCGCGCCGGTCGAGTAGCGCGACACAGGCGCGCGTATCGAGACCACGGGTCGTGATGTGTTTTCGACTCGTCCGCCGTAGATGGGCGGCTCAACCAGCGTAGGATGGGTTGTGGCAGCCGGCGGCCGCCTCGGGCTCAAACTTTTCCCTAGAAACCACATTTTCACGTCATCCGGGCCCCGCTCTGACAGATTCTGACACACCGGTCCGGTATTCTGACTCTGGCGGTCCACAGATCGCATACGGAAATACGAAGGGAGGTTCTGAACAATGCTCATTACTCGATCGCTGTGTCTCAGTCTGCTTCTGACGCTCGTCTGCGCTGCGGCCGGGTCCGCCTCGGATATCTGGTCTGGCGGATTCATCGGCTCGTGGCGGAGCGGGTCCGGCGCGGCATACCTGGGGAAGCTCTCCAGCAACCCTTACGATTCGGAGAGCATCAGCAATCCTTACGGCCGATACGGAAGCCCTTACGGAAACACGCTGAGCAATCCGTACAGCTCGTTCGGCAGTCCCTACAGCAGCCGTTCCTGGAGCAATCCCTACGCGACGGACGCGCCGCGAATCTACGCCTCTGACGGCACGTATCTCGGGAAGCTGTCCTCGAACCGCTACGACCCGGAGAGCATCAGCAACCCTTACGGACGGTACGGGAATCCTTACGGGAACACACTGATGAACCCTTACAGCACGTACGGAAGCCCGTATTCTTCCCAGAGCTGGAGGAATCCTTACACCACCTCAGCACCCCGGGTGATCTACTTCTCACGGTAGAAAAGAGGCAGGGGCGGCGGAAACACTCAAGACCTGCAGAATCTGGCGGATGCCTCCAGACACGGCAGCCGCCTTATGGCCGGGCCATCGCGAAAGAGGCGGCCCGGCCGTGTTCTTGTCTGTTTCGACAGCGATCCCGCGCCAGCAGCCTCTGCCCGCACCTACGTTGGTCCAATAGCGCGCCGCAGGCGCGCGTATCGAGACCACAGATCGTGATGTCGTTTCGACTCGCCCGCCGGAGGCGGGCGGCTCAACCACCGTAGAAGGGTGTTCCGGGCACAACTTTCCGGGAGACCAGGGTTCCCAGCCCCTCATCCAAACCTTTCTCCCGCCAGGGGAGAAGGCTTCTTGCCCTCACCCTGTTGCCCACCCTCGTTTCCGGCTGCAATCCTCTCAGGCTGCGGCATGAAAAAGCCCTCTCCCTGAGAACGGGAGAGGGTTCGGGTGAGGGCGACTTCTCATCACCGACTCTTGACACTCGACGCTAGATTCTAGACTAGACTCCGCCCCTACGCTGGTCGAGTAGCGCGCCGCAGGCGCGCGTATCGAGACCTCACCGCCGCCTGCGCGTCACGGCCCCCATCCCGGCCAGCCCCGCCGCAAGGGCGAGAAGAGAGGCAGGTTCGGGAATCACCGTGGCCGTCAGCGCGAAAAGATAACCTTCCCTGCCGTCCGATGTCTTGAACGGAGGAAGCTGCACGCCACCATAAGGCTTAGCGGAAAGGTTCCACGCTGTTCCCACCGCAGGTCCCTCCGTGATGCCTTCAGGCTTCGCCAGAAGGGTGATGGTGACCAGAAGATCCGGCGGAGGCGGCAACGCATGCCAACCCAGTGCGAACCACGAAACAGGCTCCGGATGTGCAGTGTCTATCCACGTATACAGGAGCCAGGTCTTCGACGCCCCTGGGACAGGAGGCAAAGGCGCGCGTACATCCTGGAAGTAGAAACCCGTAGCCCCCAGCCATTCTCTTCCATCATTCTCGTGATAGGTCCCGACCAAAGCACCTGGCAGACGGGGGAGAAGCAGATCCTCCGTGCCAAAACCGTCCAAAGCGGCCGGGGACACCCCAAACCGGCCGCCATTAGCTGAGGATTGCGTGGACGCTCCGAAGTTGAAAGCCCAATCATCCCAGGATTGACCCTGGGCGGCAGGAGCCGTTAGCAGCAGACACAACACCAAGAGTAAGAATCTCAATTCTGGTCTTCTCTTCATGAGCCCCTAGCCTGACGTAGCCACGCTCGTCTCCAACAGGCGCGTACAGTAAGATGACCGACGCAACGGCCCTTTCCCCTTAGCGAGTCAAGGATTATCCGAGAGACGAACTGGAGGGTGGAAATGTTCCAGCCTGTGGTTTCGACTCGTCCGCCCGCGGCGGACGGCTCAACCACCGTATGGTGAGTACCGGGAATAAGGTCCCGGACCTCCCGGACTTGTATTACGCTGGTCGAGTAGCGCGCCGAAAGGCGCGCGTATCGAGACCTCGTCGGCGGCTGACTGCGGTTTCGAAGCGCCCGCCGGAGGCGGACGGCTCAACCACCGTAGGGGCCCTGCTAGACGACCCAGGGAGCCGCGCCCACCCTTCCCTTGCGTCGAGAGTCCCTGCGGGGTAAGATTCCTTTCTGGCTGACTGCGGACGCAGTGTCTGTCTGCAAAGCCCCCCGAAGGACGATTCAGACCATGCCAGAACTCCCGAAAGCATACGATCCAAAAGGCGTCGAAAAGAAATGGTATGACCGCTGGATGCAGGAAGGTTACTTCCACGCGGTCGTGGATCCGGAGAGGCCCCGGTTCTCCATCACCATCCCTCCTCCTAATGTGACCGGTTCTCTGCATATCGGGCACGCGCTCTGTTACACCCTGCAAGATGTGCTGACGCGCTGGAAGCGCATGCAGGGCTACGAGACGCTATGCCTGCCAGGGATGGATCACGCGGGGATCGCCACCCAGAACGCCGTGGAGCGTATGCTGGCCGGAGAGGGCACCAATCGCCACGAGCTGGGCCGAGAAAAGTTTCTGGAGCGCGTCTGGGAGTGGAAGGAGCGCTACGGCGGCACCATCCTGGAGCAGTTCAAAACGATGGGTTACAGCTTCGACTGGGAGCGGACCCGGTTTACTCTGGACGAAGGTTACTATCGGGCCGTCATCGAGCACTTCGTCCGGCTCTACGAGGATGGCCACATCTACCGGGGAGAGCGGGTCATCAACTGGTGCCCGCGCTGCTCCACCGCCATCAGCGACATCGAGATCGAATACGAGGAGCGCGACGCGGAGCTGTATCACATAGACTATCCGTTCCCGGATGGCGGGGGGCACGTCACGGTGGCGACGACACGACCCGAGACGATGCTGGGCGATACTGCCGTCGCCGTGAACCCCAGAGACGAGCGCTATACTCAGGTCATTGGGAAGCACGTCATCCTGCCGGTAATGGGCCGCGAACTGCCCATCGTGGCCGACGACTATGCCGACCCGGAGTTCGGGACGGGCGCCGTGAAAGTCACGCCGGCTCACGACCCCAACGACTTCGAGATCGGTCAGCGACACGGCTTGCCCTCAGTCACCGTCATCGGCCCGGACGCCGTGATGACCGCCGAAGCCGGAAAGTATGCCGGGAAGGAGCGCTATCAGGCGCGCCGGGAGCTGGTGGAGGAACTGCGCGAACTGGGGGTGCTGCGCAAGGTGGAGCCCTACCGGCTCTCCGTGAACACCTGCGCGCGCTGCCACACGGTGGTGGAGCCGCTCCTCATGGAGCAATGGTTCGTCCGGATGGCGGAGATCGCACGTCCGGCCGCCGATGTGGTGCGGGATGGCAAGATCCGTTTCGTGCCGGAGCGTTTCGCCCGCACCTACCTGAACTGGATGGACAACATCCGGGACTGGTGCATCAGCCGGCAGCTCTGGTGGGGGCACCGCATCCCGGTCTACTACTGCCTGGACTGCAACTCCGGGCGCATCCATCTGTTGGATGGCGCTGGTGACGACCCGGATTCCGCGGTGGACTGGAGCCGCACGAAGATATCCGAATTGGACGCTATCGCGGCGCGCCAGCGTCCGGAATGCTGTTCGAAGTGCGGCGGAAAACGGCTGGCGCAGGATCCGGACGTGCTGGACACCTGGTTCTCCAGCGCCCTGTGGACCTTCGCAACGCTGGGCTGGCCAGACGAGACGCCGGACCTGAAATACTTCCATCCCACCTCCGTGCTGACCACGGCCCGGGACATCATCTACCTCTGGGTGGCCCGGATGATCATGGCCAGCCTGTACTTCCTGAAAGAGATCCCCTTCGAGGATGTCTACATCTACGCCACCGTCCAGAATCAGGACGGTCAGCGGATGTCCAAGTCGCTCGGCACGGGTGTGGATCCGCTGGACCTGGTGGAACTCTACGGGGCGGATGCGTTGCGGTTCGCTCTGCTGGAGCAGACGGGCCGCAATCAGGATCTGCGGTTTCCCGTCACCTTCCGTTGCCGCTCCTGCGGAACCATCAACAACACCCTGAAACCCTACACTGGCGAGTGCCGCCAGTGCGGCTCCACGGACGTGGAGGCGCAGTCCAGCCGGGTAGAGCAGGCCCGCAACTTTGCGAACAAGATCTGGAACGCCAGCCGCTTTGTGCTGATGAACATAGACCCGGAGGACGTCTTCGGGGGAGTGCCGGACAAAGCTCATTTGCGGCTGGAGGATCGCTGGA
The sequence above is drawn from the Armatimonadota bacterium genome and encodes:
- the valS gene encoding valine--tRNA ligase; this translates as MPELPKAYDPKGVEKKWYDRWMQEGYFHAVVDPERPRFSITIPPPNVTGSLHIGHALCYTLQDVLTRWKRMQGYETLCLPGMDHAGIATQNAVERMLAGEGTNRHELGREKFLERVWEWKERYGGTILEQFKTMGYSFDWERTRFTLDEGYYRAVIEHFVRLYEDGHIYRGERVINWCPRCSTAISDIEIEYEERDAELYHIDYPFPDGGGHVTVATTRPETMLGDTAVAVNPRDERYTQVIGKHVILPVMGRELPIVADDYADPEFGTGAVKVTPAHDPNDFEIGQRHGLPSVTVIGPDAVMTAEAGKYAGKERYQARRELVEELRELGVLRKVEPYRLSVNTCARCHTVVEPLLMEQWFVRMAEIARPAADVVRDGKIRFVPERFARTYLNWMDNIRDWCISRQLWWGHRIPVYYCLDCNSGRIHLLDGAGDDPDSAVDWSRTKISELDAIAARQRPECCSKCGGKRLAQDPDVLDTWFSSALWTFATLGWPDETPDLKYFHPTSVLTTARDIIYLWVARMIMASLYFLKEIPFEDVYIYATVQNQDGQRMSKSLGTGVDPLDLVELYGADALRFALLEQTGRNQDLRFPVTFRCRSCGTINNTLKPYTGECRQCGSTDVEAQSSRVEQARNFANKIWNASRFVLMNIDPEDVFGGVPDKAHLRLEDRWILSRLGKTIREVNEGLGQYDMERAARALYDFIWSEYCDWYLEMAKPRLKTEEAPSVRSILAGVLEATLRLLHPMMPFITEEIWQALPEAARPAKAPSIMVAPYAVPDERLEDAQAEREMSILQELVTRARNLRAEAGIAPGKRIELTFVAASDDMAALAERNRDALGTLIRLESLNVTLEEPPTGVKALTAPVEAGTLVLPLGDAADIQREIERLSAEREAIRKDVEKAQAKLSNPGFTSKAPPDVVEKQRRIVEELTARMEAIEERLRILT